From Gouania willdenowi chromosome 18, fGouWil2.1, whole genome shotgun sequence, one genomic window encodes:
- the LOC114480849 gene encoding immunoglobulin kappa light chain-like encodes MTCAHFVLSLICLLSIAQVSSSLHQERRLISVHVGDSVTLQCLYQEDQLSTFFWYKQSLRQEPKIISIHFSFDRKGTFHDEFKDRRFTLKNEKYSLILTMYDVQVSDSATYYCAKSMHSYSLEFSEGTTVFVKDQNSFIIALVQQSDSETIHPGDSVTLKCTASTGSCGGEPSVYWFKNAEEHHPSLIYTQSDNSDQCERKTNKTHTCVYNLSLNNLDQSNAGTYYCAVTVCGRIVFGNGTKLELKDGSKYSVLEYSLGGALIVTSIISIILIFLLYKMLKTNSSRSSALPAPDTEGINQSSDNLTYATPIVSSFTRSQTRRQKECVYSHVKM; translated from the exons ATGACTTGTGCACACTTTGTCCTCTCTCTGATCTGTTTGCTCAGCATCG cTCAAGTTTCCTCGTCTCTGCATCAGGAGAGACGTTTGATTTCAGTTCATGTTGGTGACAGTGTAACTCTGCAGTGTTTATATCAGGAGGATCAATTATCCACGTTCTTCTGGTACAAACAGTCTCTGAGGCAGGAACCAAAAATCATATCTATCCATTTTTCATTTGACAGAAAAGGAACTTTTCACGATGAGTTTAAGGACAGACGCTTTACATTGAAGAATGAAAAATACAGTTTAATCTTAACAATGTACGACGTCCAAGTTTCTGACTCAGCTACTTACTACTGTGCTAAATCTATGCATAGTTATAGCTTGGAGTTTTCAGAGGGAACCACTGTTTTTGTAAAAGACCAAAATTCTTTCATTATCGCTTTGGTCCAACAATCAGACTCTGAGACAAtccatccaggagactcagtGACTCTAAAGTGCACAGCATCCACTGGGAGCTGTGGTGGAGAACCCAGTGTTTACTGGTTCAAGAACGCTGAGGAACATCATCCAAGTCTCATCTACACCCAAAGTGACAACAGTGATCAGTGTGAGAGGAaaaccaataaaacacacacctgTGTCTACAACCTGTCATTGAACAACCTGGATCAGTCTAATGCTGGAACCTACTACTGTGCAGTTACTGTGTGTGGACGCATCGTGTTTGGAAATGGAACCAAACTGGAGCTCAAAG ATGGTTCTAAGTATTCGGTCTTGGAATATAGCCTGGGTGGAGCTTTGATAGTCACCTCCATTATAtcaataattttaatatttttactgtACAAGATGCTTAAAACCAACAGCAGCAGATCCTCAG CTCTTCCAGCTCCAGACACAGAG GGAATCAACCAAAGCTCAGACAATCTGACTTATGCAACTCCGATCGTTTCTTCATTCACCAGATCTCAAACACGGAGGCAAAAGGAATGTGTTTACTCCCATGTAAAGATGTAG